From the genome of Elusimicrobiaceae bacterium:
CGGCATCAAAGTAGCGTACCGGCTTTTATCGGTGGCGGTTTGGTACTGCGGCAAAGCAATTGCAGTTAACACACCGATAATTAACACAACTATTAATAATTCAATTAACGTGAAACCTTTTTTCATAGTTTCTCCTTTTTATATTCTTTTCTACAGCTCTATTCTTTTCAATAAAACAACCTCAAAATGCGTGTTTTACACAACAAACATCAGGGGATACTATCCCCGCTTTTAAGATACTATCAAAAAAAAAAAACGATGTCAAGCGTTTTTATTTCTCGACGAGAAAACGGCCAAAAAGGAAAACAACAAAGAGGATAATGTTTTTATACAGAAAAGATTTTAGGCAAGTTAAAAATTTAAGATACTGTAATAGGAGTGGCGGTATCACCCACAATTTTTAGATATTGCAAGTTATTTTGTAATCCCACATCCACCGGAATAATGTTGTGGCCGTTATCCACCACAATTTCTTCTACCGGCGTGTGCCCCACCACTTGCCGCAGTTCACTACGAGGACACGAAGCTAATAAATCGTCCAAATCTTCCCAGAAAATACCGCCGAATTTATCTGTTCCGCTACGGTGCAAGCTGATATTGAAAATAGGATGTCGGAAAAATTCATGCTTAATCGCCTCTCGAAAAACCATATTAATCATTAGAGACACATTATTTTCTGTCAGCTCATCTAATTGCATTTTAAAAATTTTCATCAGCTTATGCGTCACTCCCGCATGCGTAAACAAAAACCCTTTATAAGCATACGCGGCGCGCACTTCAAAGTCCAGCACTTGGCGTTTTATTTTATCACGCATATAACGCGCTTCTTCTTTGCCAAAACCGGAAATTAAAAAATTGCTCATGAGCAGTTCTAACTCATGATTGCCCACCAACCGGATCACTTCTCCTTGTTCGGCATTGGCCTGCTGCTGAATTTTATCTAACAAATCGTCCACTTGGCGCGGCTTAGGACCACGGTCCAAAATATCTCCCATTTGTATTAACCGATTACGCCGCCCGCACCAATTGAGTTGTCCGTCAATTAGTCCGGCATGGCGCAAAATCGTTACAAATGCATCGTACTGGCCGTGCACATCCCCTACAACAATAATTTGCCTTTGTGGTCTGATGTTGTCCATAAATAATATAATAACAGTATAGCAAAATTGTCGGAAAAGGCCGAGGCTTCTTATATGTATATATTGCCAAAAACAGTAAAGAAATTTCAACAGTTATTGGGAAGTGAGCACGTAAAAACCGATGAAGCGTCTTTGGCGTTAAACGGATACGATTGTTCGCCTAGTAGCCATCGGCCGGATGCGGTATTAACGCTGACAAATCCGTCGCAATTGCCTACTTTATTACAATTGCTTTCCCGCGAAAAAATTCCTTTCATCACGCGCGCCCACGCCACCAATCACGCCGGAAGTTGTGCCGCAGTGCAAGGCGGTGTGATACTGGAATTAAATTTTTTACGGCGCATTCACCGCATTGATACGCTGCACCAATTTGCAGAAGTAGATCCGGCGGTGGTTACAGGGCAATTACAGGCCGTACTGCAACCGCTCGATTATTTTTACGCGCCCGATCCCGCCAGCGAAAAAGTGTGTACCTTAGGCGGAAATTTAGCTCAAAACGCCAGCGGGGCTCGTTGTATGAAATACGGCAACACGGCTGACAATACCTTACAGGCAGATTTTTTGCTCCCCAGTGGCCAGTCGCTTGTATTGCGTCATGACAATGCCGGACCGGATTGGTTGGGAGTTATTGCCGGTAGCGAAGGGACTTTGGGCATTGTGCAAAAAATGCGTGTGAAAATTTTACCATGCCCACCATACATTTACACCTTTTTAGTATCCTTTTCTTCTCTGGCAGAAAGTATCGAAACGGTGACAGATTTGGTAAGACACGGACTTATTCCGCGTTGCATAGAAGCCATGGACGGGCATACGCTGCGTGCTATTGAACAAGCCACTCCTTCCGGATATCCGTTGGCAGAAGCGGTGCTGATTATAGAAGTGGACGGCACTTTACGCCAAGTACAAACTGCTCAGCGCACTTTAGACACTTTGTGTCATCGACATCATTGCCTCTCTTTTAAGATGGCTCAAACAGACGCCGAACGGGAAAAATTATGGAAAGGACGTCGCGCGGCTTATTCTGCCATGACCGCATTAGCGCCCAACATAGCCGTAGGAGACGGCACCGTACCGCGCAGTGAGTTGCCGCGCGCCTTGGCACAAGTACAACAAATTATTACCGATTACGGAGTAAAGGCCTGTTTGTTGTTTCACGCGGGAGACGGAAATTTCCATCCGCAACTGGTGTTTGATGCGCGCAGTCCCGAGCAGACCCGTCAAGCCAAAAAAGCCCTGCAAGCGATTTTGAAAACTTGTGTGGATTGCGGTGGCACTATATCGGGGGAACATGGAATAGGTGTAGAAAAAAGAGCTTTAATGGCCTACCAATACTCGCAACAAACTTTGCAATTATTCCAAAAAATTAAGAATGCATTTGACCCTTATCACTTGGCCAACCCATCCAAAATTCTTCCTGTAAATTTTGAGGAAAAAGCGCTTTCTAAGCAACCCACAAGGCCGGAGGTAATGGCCTTGCAACAAGATGTCATTCAACGATTTCAACGCAAACAAAAAAGTAGCATTACCGGCGGACCGAGTACCGATTC
Proteins encoded in this window:
- a CDS encoding FAD-binding protein, translating into MYILPKTVKKFQQLLGSEHVKTDEASLALNGYDCSPSSHRPDAVLTLTNPSQLPTLLQLLSREKIPFITRAHATNHAGSCAAVQGGVILELNFLRRIHRIDTLHQFAEVDPAVVTGQLQAVLQPLDYFYAPDPASEKVCTLGGNLAQNASGARCMKYGNTADNTLQADFLLPSGQSLVLRHDNAGPDWLGVIAGSEGTLGIVQKMRVKILPCPPYIYTFLVSFSSLAESIETVTDLVRHGLIPRCIEAMDGHTLRAIEQATPSGYPLAEAVLIIEVDGTLRQVQTAQRTLDTLCHRHHCLSFKMAQTDAEREKLWKGRRAAYSAMTALAPNIAVGDGTVPRSELPRALAQVQQIITDYGVKACLLFHAGDGNFHPQLVFDARSPEQTRQAKKALQAILKTCVDCGGTISGEHGIGVEKRALMAYQYSQQTLQLFQKIKNAFDPYHLANPSKILPVNFEEKALSKQPTRPEVMALQQDVIQRFQRKQKSSITGGPSTDSTSLSTSSLSHIIEIDTVNYTATIQAGVAVDSIVKTLAGHQLYAKLPTGFTGTLGALVATKAAPEFISQITGIEALLANGDFISYGGKVMKNAAGYNIGRLLAGSWGALGIITQLTFKIYASACQTEALAPQTPHADELFRAVKKEIDPDGLFLSPAFSTEGA
- a CDS encoding metallophosphoesterase, translating into MDNIRPQRQIIVVGDVHGQYDAFVTILRHAGLIDGQLNWCGRRNRLIQMGDILDRGPKPRQVDDLLDKIQQQANAEQGEVIRLVGNHELELLMSNFLISGFGKEEARYMRDKIKRQVLDFEVRAAYAYKGFLFTHAGVTHKLMKIFKMQLDELTENNVSLMINMVFREAIKHEFFRHPIFNISLHRSGTDKFGGIFWEDLDDLLASCPRSELRQVVGHTPVEEIVVDNGHNIIPVDVGLQNNLQYLKIVGDTATPITVS
- a CDS encoding prepilin-type N-terminal cleavage/methylation domain-containing protein, whose protein sequence is MKKGFTLIELLIVVLIIGVLTAIALPQYQTATDKSRYATLMP